A portion of the Hymenobacter gelipurpurascens genome contains these proteins:
- a CDS encoding alpha/beta hydrolase translates to MQLQHFTTTRTARYISLGEPGPGIQHIWICLHGREQNLLDFASQLVNLDTPERLLILPEGLSRYALPALETTPEAAATVASWFAPESVQVDLADLTTYLDGLSAQVLAACPPHTPVTVLGYGHGAAAACRWLAHGRTPYERLILYASIFPAEIDRQAVLASLPKQPVTVVTTTIDSFTPEVAGEGLVQDLQAAGLPAQLRYVSEGGLTLAALGAASEAPAEPSAARPATS, encoded by the coding sequence ATGCAACTGCAGCACTTTACTACTACCCGCACCGCCCGCTACATCAGCCTGGGCGAGCCGGGACCTGGAATTCAGCACATCTGGATTTGCCTGCATGGCCGCGAGCAAAACCTGCTGGACTTTGCCAGTCAGCTCGTTAACCTCGACACGCCCGAACGCCTGCTTATTCTGCCCGAAGGCCTTTCGCGCTACGCCCTGCCGGCCCTCGAAACCACGCCGGAAGCCGCTGCCACCGTAGCCAGCTGGTTTGCCCCCGAATCGGTGCAGGTTGATCTGGCCGATCTGACCACGTATCTCGATGGCCTCTCGGCCCAGGTATTAGCGGCTTGCCCGCCACACACACCCGTTACGGTGCTGGGCTACGGGCACGGTGCGGCCGCGGCGTGCCGCTGGCTGGCGCACGGCCGCACGCCTTACGAACGGCTGATTCTCTACGCCTCCATCTTCCCGGCCGAAATAGACCGCCAGGCTGTGCTGGCCTCCTTGCCCAAACAGCCCGTCACGGTCGTGACCACAACTATTGACAGCTTCACGCCGGAAGTAGCCGGCGAGGGCCTGGTGCAGGACTTGCAGGCGGCCGGTCTGCCAGCGCAGTTGCGCTACGTATCGGAAGGAGGGCTTACGCTCGCGGCATTAGGGGCTGCCTCGGAAGCACCGGCCGAGCCATCGGCTGCCCGGCCTGCTACCAGCTAA
- a CDS encoding VF530 family protein, giving the protein MPEAQNSADARDESGHLIRELHGIKLAQILEYLVGHYGWPELDRRIRINCFAVDPSIKSSLTFLRRTPWARAKVEELYIQTRTAEVLGKR; this is encoded by the coding sequence ATGCCCGAAGCCCAAAACTCTGCCGATGCCCGCGACGAATCTGGTCACCTGATCCGGGAGCTGCACGGCATCAAGCTGGCCCAGATTCTGGAGTATCTGGTAGGCCACTACGGCTGGCCGGAACTGGACCGCCGCATCCGCATCAACTGCTTCGCCGTGGACCCCAGCATCAAATCCAGCCTTACTTTCCTGCGCCGTACGCCCTGGGCCCGCGCCAAAGTGGAGGAGCTCTACATCCAGACCCGCACGGCCGAGGTGCTTGGGAAAAGGTGA
- a CDS encoding Hsp20/alpha crystallin family protein, which translates to MNLISKDFIHNIAPQLDLLNTLGGGIAQAVMRVDQQEKGIVVRVALPSVSPDNFHVLLNNNRLTVYADFRHTPEDELSAPLFSHQLKLTANLDASRVDAVFEGQELQVRIPFRDPAQQREITIKQR; encoded by the coding sequence ATGAATCTTATCAGCAAGGACTTCATTCACAACATTGCTCCGCAGTTAGACTTGCTCAACACGTTGGGCGGCGGTATTGCGCAGGCAGTGATGCGCGTGGACCAGCAGGAGAAAGGAATCGTGGTACGTGTGGCGCTGCCTTCGGTCAGCCCCGATAACTTCCACGTGCTTCTCAACAACAACCGCCTGACGGTGTACGCCGACTTCCGCCACACGCCCGAAGACGAGTTGTCGGCACCGCTGTTCAGCCACCAGCTGAAGCTCACGGCCAACCTCGACGCGAGCCGGGTAGATGCGGTGTTTGAAGGCCAGGAGCTGCAGGTGCGCATTCCGTTCCGTGACCCTGCTCAGCAACGCGAAATCACTATTAAGCAGCGCTAG
- a CDS encoding DnaJ C-terminal domain-containing protein, with protein MEYKDYYKILELDKNATKEQIRKQYRKLARKYHPDVNPNDAESERKFKEVNEANEVLSDEEKRKKYDQLGADWKRYEQAGAGRGAGGGGFDWSQYAQGGGAGFGGQGGDPFGGADFSDFFSSMFGGGGGQGGSARARAGQDYQAELELTLEDAYEGGPRTLTVNDKKLRINIHPGVEDGQTIRLRDQGAPGRNGGPSGSLYITIRIRPDARYTLSGHDLTMDVPVSIYKALLGGEQIVETLSGPVKINIKPETQNGTRLRLRGKGFPVYRHAGQFGDLYLRLTLTLPQHLTDPEKELFRQLAALRPEL; from the coding sequence GTGGAATACAAAGACTACTATAAGATTCTCGAGCTCGATAAGAACGCCACGAAGGAGCAAATCCGGAAGCAATACCGAAAGTTGGCTCGCAAATACCACCCCGATGTAAACCCCAACGATGCCGAGTCGGAGCGGAAATTTAAGGAGGTGAACGAGGCCAATGAGGTACTCAGCGACGAAGAGAAGCGCAAGAAATACGACCAGCTAGGGGCCGATTGGAAGCGCTATGAGCAGGCCGGTGCCGGCCGCGGTGCCGGAGGCGGCGGTTTCGATTGGTCGCAGTATGCCCAAGGTGGCGGAGCCGGCTTCGGAGGCCAGGGCGGCGACCCATTCGGCGGGGCTGATTTCTCTGATTTCTTCAGCTCCATGTTTGGCGGCGGTGGTGGGCAGGGTGGCAGCGCCCGGGCCCGCGCCGGCCAGGACTACCAGGCCGAGCTGGAATTGACGCTGGAAGATGCCTATGAGGGCGGCCCGCGCACCCTCACCGTCAACGACAAAAAGCTGCGCATCAACATTCATCCGGGGGTGGAAGACGGGCAGACCATCCGGCTCCGCGACCAAGGAGCGCCGGGCCGCAACGGCGGGCCCAGCGGCTCGCTCTACATCACTATCCGCATCCGGCCCGATGCGCGCTACACCCTCAGTGGCCACGACCTGACGATGGATGTGCCCGTGAGCATTTATAAAGCCTTGCTGGGTGGCGAGCAGATTGTGGAAACACTCTCGGGCCCCGTGAAAATCAACATCAAGCCCGAAACCCAGAACGGCACCCGTCTGCGCCTGCGGGGTAAGGGCTTCCCGGTGTACCGCCACGCCGGCCAGTTCGGCGACCTGTACCTGCGCCTGACCCTGACGCTGCCCCAGCACCTGACAGATCCCGAAAAGGAGCTGTTTCGCCAGCTCGCCGCTCTGCGGCCGGAGTTGTAG
- a CDS encoding PPK2 family polyphosphate kinase translates to MSSATSSSLNLTKLPTRAPRGMQKEHIAAELKRLRQELAELQNCFYAENRHSLLIILQGMDASGKDGLIRRVFSGINPQGVQVHAFKEPTDEELAHDFLWRIHQHTPRRGMIQIFNRSHYEDVLITRVLGLVNAEEARRRFSAINAFEKLLQQSGTTVLKFYLHVSQEEQLERLTERVTDPSKHWKYEAGDEQKAKQWPQYQAVYEDVFEHCNPASCPWHIVPADQNWYKAYVVALALRDALLKLDSKYPEHKADRPK, encoded by the coding sequence ATGTCTTCTGCCACGTCTTCCTCCCTCAACCTGACCAAGCTTCCTACGCGGGCTCCACGTGGTATGCAGAAAGAGCACATTGCAGCGGAGCTGAAACGCCTGCGTCAGGAGCTGGCGGAACTACAGAACTGTTTCTACGCCGAAAACCGCCACAGCCTGCTCATCATTCTGCAAGGCATGGATGCCAGCGGGAAAGACGGCCTCATTCGGCGGGTGTTCAGTGGTATCAATCCGCAGGGTGTACAGGTGCATGCCTTCAAGGAGCCTACCGATGAGGAACTGGCCCACGATTTTCTGTGGCGCATTCATCAGCACACGCCCCGCCGTGGCATGATCCAGATTTTTAACCGCTCTCACTACGAGGATGTGCTGATTACGCGGGTACTAGGCCTGGTAAATGCTGAGGAAGCCCGTCGTCGCTTTTCGGCCATCAATGCCTTCGAGAAGCTGCTGCAGCAGTCGGGAACTACGGTGCTGAAGTTCTACCTTCACGTCTCGCAGGAAGAGCAGCTGGAGCGCCTCACGGAGCGCGTGACGGACCCCAGCAAGCACTGGAAATACGAGGCCGGCGACGAGCAAAAGGCCAAGCAGTGGCCGCAATATCAGGCCGTGTATGAAGACGTATTTGAGCACTGCAACCCTGCCAGCTGCCCGTGGCACATTGTGCCGGCCGACCAGAACTGGTACAAGGCCTACGTAGTAGCGCTAGCCCTGCGCGATGCACTCCTGAAACTCGACTCCAAATACCCGGAGCACAAAGCCGACCGCCCCAAATAG
- a CDS encoding GNAT family N-acetyltransferase produces MIPLIAFTPRLTLLAASRALLIAELDKPHYFPMLLGAAMPLHWPPGEYDEEAMRYFLEKLTAGGRDAAGWYAWYAILRAGAEVETNTLIGTGGFHGPPSPDGTAEIGFSIAEDWQGRGLGSELAAGLVAHAAQTGMVHQLVARTTPENVASQKILVQNGFEANDLDIEGYLHFGRPVEPAAPAQ; encoded by the coding sequence ATGATTCCGCTGATTGCCTTTACCCCCCGCCTCACGCTGCTGGCCGCCAGCCGCGCCCTACTTATTGCCGAGCTAGACAAGCCGCACTACTTCCCGATGCTGCTAGGTGCAGCCATGCCCCTCCACTGGCCCCCCGGTGAGTATGATGAAGAGGCAATGCGCTACTTCCTGGAAAAGCTTACGGCCGGTGGCCGCGATGCCGCCGGCTGGTACGCCTGGTATGCTATTTTGCGCGCCGGCGCCGAGGTAGAGACCAATACGCTCATTGGCACGGGCGGCTTCCATGGCCCACCCAGCCCCGATGGCACCGCCGAAATTGGCTTTTCCATTGCCGAAGACTGGCAGGGCCGGGGCCTGGGCAGCGAGCTGGCAGCCGGCCTGGTGGCGCACGCGGCCCAAACCGGTATGGTGCACCAGCTGGTGGCCCGCACTACTCCCGAAAACGTAGCCTCTCAGAAAATCTTGGTACAGAATGGCTTCGAAGCCAACGACCTGGATATTGAAGGGTATCTGCACTTTGGGCGCCCCGTAGAACCGGCTGCGCCCGCTCAGTAG
- a CDS encoding septal ring lytic transglycosylase RlpA family protein, whose product MRVSFWLRLSHSFVLATGLGLLAGCASSSGTFTQSGKASFYADKFNGRETASGTTYRPNKLTAAHNTLPFGTVVRVTNPRNNRSVKVTVTDRGPHAKGRVIDLSKKAARKIGIVDAGVAPVELKVVGHK is encoded by the coding sequence ATGCGCGTTTCATTCTGGCTTCGGCTTTCTCACTCGTTTGTGCTGGCAACAGGCCTAGGCCTGTTGGCGGGCTGCGCGAGTAGCTCGGGTACCTTCACACAGTCAGGCAAAGCTTCTTTTTACGCCGATAAATTTAACGGCCGCGAAACAGCCAGCGGCACCACCTACCGCCCCAATAAGCTCACCGCAGCCCACAACACGCTGCCGTTTGGCACGGTAGTACGCGTCACGAATCCGCGCAACAACCGCTCCGTGAAGGTCACCGTTACGGACCGGGGCCCGCACGCCAAAGGCCGCGTCATTGACCTTTCCAAGAAAGCGGCGCGCAAGATTGGAATTGTAGATGCCGGCGTAGCTCCGGTGGAGCTGAAAGTGGTGGGCCACAAGTAA
- a CDS encoding chaperone modulator CbpM, whose protein sequence is METHIITITFHDCATRYGLSEADVREFVELGLLQPAADTPDALLEEPDHVARLARLHHELGLSKDSLEVVLDMRQRLVLLQQELQLQRARVRQLELFLRGSSPLQDIDLR, encoded by the coding sequence ATGGAAACGCATATCATCACCATCACCTTCCACGATTGCGCTACCCGCTATGGCCTGAGTGAGGCCGATGTGCGGGAGTTTGTGGAGCTAGGCCTGTTGCAGCCCGCCGCCGATACGCCTGATGCCCTGCTGGAAGAGCCCGACCACGTGGCCCGCCTGGCTCGCCTGCACCACGAGCTGGGCCTGAGCAAAGACAGCCTGGAAGTGGTGCTGGATATGCGCCAGCGCCTCGTGCTGCTCCAGCAGGAACTGCAGCTGCAACGAGCCCGTGTGCGGCAGCTGGAACTGTTTCTACGCGGCAGCTCGCCCCTGCAGGATATTGACTTGCGCTAG
- a CDS encoding glycoside hydrolase family 25 protein encodes MPTKVSRPPTPRRRATAWRRPLLLALLALVVGSAVFYGRYSRQVNRYARRAYATWRSQHLTGLEKTPLLAGYSVHGIDVSAYQGQINWPRVAEHQVRFAFIKACEGVTLRDPRFRRNWEQARAAGVYRGAYHYFQPNYDGAQQANLFTRTVPLQPGDLPPVLDVEHPEFHDVLQMRRGIATWLRLVERHYGVRPILYSNYSFYRRYLAGHFDKYPLWLAHYEVDQPKLPREKWIIWQHSDEAYIPGIRGTVDFNVFQGNFQRLLALRIPEKSAVPTPK; translated from the coding sequence ATGCCCACGAAAGTCTCTCGTCCACCTACCCCACGTCGCCGCGCAACTGCCTGGCGCCGGCCGCTTCTGCTGGCTTTGCTGGCCTTGGTGGTAGGCAGTGCTGTGTTTTATGGGCGCTACTCCCGGCAAGTGAACCGCTATGCTCGGCGCGCGTACGCCACTTGGCGCAGCCAACACCTGACTGGCCTGGAGAAGACGCCGCTGCTGGCCGGCTACTCGGTGCACGGCATTGATGTATCGGCGTATCAGGGCCAAATCAACTGGCCTAGAGTAGCTGAGCATCAGGTGCGGTTTGCGTTCATTAAGGCTTGCGAAGGCGTTACGCTACGCGACCCGCGCTTCCGCCGCAACTGGGAGCAGGCCCGGGCCGCCGGCGTGTACCGCGGGGCTTATCATTACTTCCAGCCCAACTACGATGGCGCCCAACAGGCCAACCTGTTTACGCGCACCGTACCGCTGCAGCCCGGCGACCTGCCCCCCGTGCTGGATGTAGAGCACCCCGAGTTTCATGATGTGCTGCAGATGCGCCGCGGCATTGCTACCTGGCTGCGGCTAGTGGAGCGCCACTATGGCGTGCGGCCCATTTTGTATTCTAACTACAGCTTCTACCGCCGCTATCTGGCCGGCCACTTTGATAAGTACCCGCTGTGGCTGGCGCACTACGAGGTAGACCAGCCCAAACTGCCCCGCGAAAAATGGATTATCTGGCAACACTCCGATGAGGCCTACATCCCCGGCATTCGCGGCACCGTCGATTTCAACGTGTTTCAGGGCAATTTTCAACGACTTTTGGCGCTGCGCATTCCGGAAAAAAGCGCGGTGCCCACTCCTAAATAA
- a CDS encoding chloride channel protein, translating into MIATPSDAGIPVSPSLTPTLEAAHMRPQSGPDRKRLFLLSLLAVLVGAIISGVGKVLVLLIHLVTNLSFFGELSVANLNPADNHLGLWVIVVPAIGGLLVGLMARYGVRGIQGHGIPEAMEQVLTNQSRIRPIITILKPLSAAISIGTGGPFGAEGPVIATGGAFASNVGQLLRITHTERKILLAAGATAGMTAVFGTPLAGIFLAIELLLFEFSPRSIIPVALACLTGAAGHHVLFEAGPEFAMPVVAMPSNMALAGYSAIGLVVGLLAVGITKGLHWLEAAFARLPLPWVLHPALGGLAVGVAAYFAPRVLGVGYSNITGLLSGSWPLQAVLLLGVLKLVAWSLSLGSGTSGGTLAPLLTVGAAAGALLGALLMQVWPEAGVVLPLAALVGMSALFAGASRALLTSVIFGIELTGQPFALVALLGACTAAYVVSYFLMDHTIMTENMARRGVHTPYSYEPDALEKLSVGQVLLPGGLTLSADNTLAEVREWLAQQKARKIPTHFIVVDADGRFQGLVSFVEIYAYHPDLLVPLHTIIRQHPTPVLVSDSLRTAVTLMARANVDVLPVVDARNRLLVTGVLSYQEVLAAYRSRLREEETRVASISLKNQGVRILLRGQKLLQVQKFRSR; encoded by the coding sequence ATGATAGCCACCCCCTCCGACGCCGGAATCCCGGTTTCCCCTTCGCTTACTCCTACACTGGAAGCTGCCCACATGCGGCCCCAATCCGGCCCCGATAGAAAACGCTTGTTTCTGCTGAGCCTGCTGGCCGTGCTGGTGGGCGCCATTATCAGTGGCGTAGGTAAGGTGCTCGTGCTCCTGATTCATCTGGTCACCAATCTCTCGTTTTTCGGGGAGCTGTCGGTGGCCAACCTCAACCCCGCCGATAACCACCTGGGTCTTTGGGTAATAGTGGTGCCGGCCATCGGTGGCCTGCTGGTGGGCCTGATGGCCCGCTACGGGGTGCGCGGCATACAAGGGCACGGCATTCCGGAGGCCATGGAGCAGGTGCTCACCAACCAGAGCCGCATCCGGCCCATCATTACCATTCTGAAGCCCCTGTCAGCCGCCATTTCCATCGGGACGGGCGGGCCATTCGGGGCGGAAGGGCCGGTTATTGCCACTGGCGGCGCCTTTGCCTCCAACGTAGGCCAGCTGCTGCGCATCACGCACACCGAGCGCAAAATTCTGCTGGCTGCCGGCGCCACCGCTGGCATGACGGCTGTGTTCGGAACCCCGCTGGCGGGGATATTCCTGGCTATTGAGCTATTGCTGTTCGAGTTTTCACCGCGCTCCATTATTCCGGTGGCCCTGGCCTGCCTGACGGGCGCGGCCGGGCACCACGTATTGTTCGAGGCCGGCCCCGAGTTTGCCATGCCTGTCGTAGCCATGCCCAGTAATATGGCGCTGGCGGGGTATAGCGCTATCGGGTTGGTGGTAGGCCTGTTGGCTGTGGGCATCACAAAGGGACTGCACTGGCTGGAGGCGGCCTTTGCGCGCCTGCCGCTGCCGTGGGTGCTGCACCCGGCGCTGGGTGGCCTAGCCGTGGGCGTGGCCGCTTACTTTGCGCCGCGCGTGTTGGGAGTGGGCTATAGCAACATCACGGGGCTATTATCGGGCTCCTGGCCGCTGCAGGCAGTACTGCTGTTGGGCGTACTGAAGCTGGTGGCGTGGTCACTGTCCTTGGGCAGTGGCACTTCGGGCGGCACCTTGGCTCCGCTGCTTACGGTGGGTGCGGCGGCCGGCGCGCTGCTGGGTGCCCTTCTGATGCAGGTTTGGCCGGAGGCAGGTGTAGTACTGCCCCTGGCGGCGCTGGTGGGCATGTCGGCGCTGTTTGCGGGAGCTTCCAGAGCGCTGCTGACCTCGGTTATTTTCGGGATTGAGCTGACCGGCCAGCCGTTTGCGCTGGTGGCCCTGCTGGGTGCCTGCACGGCAGCCTATGTGGTATCGTACTTCCTGATGGACCATACCATCATGACCGAAAATATGGCCCGCCGGGGCGTGCACACGCCGTATTCCTACGAGCCCGATGCGCTGGAAAAGCTTTCTGTAGGCCAGGTGCTGCTGCCCGGTGGCCTTACCCTCAGCGCCGATAATACGCTGGCCGAAGTACGTGAGTGGCTGGCTCAGCAGAAAGCCCGCAAAATTCCCACTCACTTTATTGTAGTAGATGCCGATGGGCGCTTTCAGGGGCTGGTGAGCTTCGTGGAAATCTATGCCTACCACCCCGACCTATTGGTGCCGCTGCATACCATCATCCGGCAGCACCCCACGCCCGTGCTGGTTTCCGACTCGCTGCGAACCGCCGTTACCCTGATGGCCCGCGCCAACGTGGATGTGCTGCCCGTGGTAGATGCCCGCAACCGCCTGCTGGTAACGGGCGTACTTTCCTACCAGGAGGTGCTGGCGGCGTACCGCTCCCGCTTGCGCGAGGAAGAAACCCGCGTAGCCAGCATCTCCCTGAAAAACCAGGGCGTCCGGATTCTGCTGCGTGGCCAGAAGCTGCTGCAGGTCCAGAAGTTCCGGAGCCGCTAG
- a CDS encoding OmpA family protein gives MLPRIPLSKALALGLTAWALAPQASHAQTSDRKTAIGLNVSAMQYKGSFGSDYWDWSENKYAPGITFSRYLTDGLDLQLSGNYVEFKKNTPNSAPYFGSNFATNVVNVNLGLKFKLFKEESFIRPYLLAAPGLTYISREGTLNRNNQVRSTDEDKNYFDLFGAAGLSFRLGDAASLFVQTGQHFPLGANIDGETNRDDNKIDDRFLQHTVGLNVNLGKAKDEDNDGVSDRKDKCPGTPAGVAVDMNGCPLDGDKDGVPDYQDKCPTEAGLATLEGCPDRDGDGVRDGDDKCPDTPGKAELQGCPDADNDGVIDQNDKCPDTPGGTKVDANGCPIDTDGDGVPDYQDRCPNRPGPASNKGCPEMKVEEKKRLQEATKYIQFEFNKATLKPISFPTLDALVQILNDYPDYFLGISAHADSKGDDAYNLRLSDERAASARAYMLRKGIPENRIVSHGYGESKPIATNDTDAGRALNRRVEFDVYLPGDPNPAETKYGPAPEIPAAPVKAAPAPAKKAPVKKAAPRRK, from the coding sequence ATGCTTCCACGCATTCCCCTCTCCAAAGCGCTAGCGCTGGGGCTAACAGCTTGGGCTTTGGCTCCGCAGGCTTCTCACGCACAGACCTCGGACCGCAAAACCGCCATTGGCCTGAACGTTAGCGCCATGCAGTACAAAGGCAGTTTCGGTTCCGACTACTGGGACTGGAGCGAAAACAAGTACGCGCCCGGTATCACCTTCAGCCGCTACCTGACCGATGGTCTGGATCTGCAGCTGAGCGGTAACTACGTAGAGTTCAAGAAGAACACCCCGAATAGCGCGCCTTATTTCGGCAGCAATTTCGCTACCAACGTGGTGAACGTAAACCTGGGCCTGAAATTCAAGCTGTTTAAGGAAGAGTCGTTCATTCGGCCATACCTGCTGGCGGCTCCCGGCCTGACCTACATCAGCCGTGAAGGCACCCTGAACCGCAACAACCAGGTTCGCTCTACTGACGAAGACAAGAACTACTTCGATCTGTTCGGGGCCGCGGGTCTGAGCTTCCGCCTAGGCGATGCCGCCAGCCTGTTCGTGCAGACTGGCCAGCACTTCCCGCTGGGCGCCAACATCGACGGCGAGACTAACCGCGACGATAACAAAATCGACGACCGGTTCCTGCAGCACACCGTAGGCTTGAACGTAAACCTGGGTAAAGCCAAGGACGAAGACAACGACGGCGTTTCGGACCGTAAAGACAAGTGCCCCGGCACGCCTGCTGGCGTAGCTGTTGACATGAACGGTTGCCCACTTGACGGCGACAAGGACGGTGTTCCGGATTACCAGGATAAGTGCCCCACCGAGGCTGGCTTGGCTACCCTCGAAGGCTGCCCCGACCGCGACGGTGATGGTGTGCGCGATGGCGACGACAAGTGCCCCGACACCCCCGGCAAAGCCGAACTCCAAGGCTGCCCCGACGCGGATAATGACGGTGTAATCGACCAGAACGACAAGTGCCCCGACACCCCCGGCGGAACCAAAGTAGACGCCAACGGCTGCCCCATTGACACCGACGGCGACGGCGTTCCGGATTACCAGGACCGCTGCCCCAACCGCCCAGGCCCCGCCTCGAACAAAGGCTGCCCAGAAATGAAGGTGGAAGAGAAGAAGCGTCTGCAGGAAGCTACCAAGTACATCCAGTTCGAGTTCAACAAGGCTACCCTGAAGCCGATTTCGTTCCCGACCCTCGATGCGCTGGTGCAGATCCTGAACGACTACCCAGACTACTTCCTCGGCATCTCGGCCCACGCCGACAGCAAGGGTGATGACGCCTACAACCTGCGTCTCTCGGATGAGCGTGCTGCTTCGGCCCGCGCTTACATGCTCCGCAAGGGTATCCCTGAGAACCGCATCGTGTCACACGGCTACGGCGAGAGCAAGCCCATTGCTACCAACGACACCGATGCTGGCCGCGCCCTCAACCGCCGCGTAGAGTTCGATGTGTACCTGCCCGGCGACCCGAACCCCGCTGAAACCAAGTACGGTCCCGCTCCGGAAATTCCAGCTGCTCCGGTGAAAGCCGCTCCAGCTCCCGCCAAAAAGGCACCCGTGAAAAAGGCTGCCCCGCGCCGGAAGTAA
- a CDS encoding DUF6799 domain-containing protein, whose product MKLYAILAMAGLVGASALSAQAQTKLPPRKPVQPRGKVVIKGETMKDGFMMKEGKVMMTRDAHTDALTSETTLVNGTKVKADGTVTMADGTTAMLKEGDYMSLTGRMTTAAYKAQQDSLLQVAKEGGKGKMKMKKKGK is encoded by the coding sequence ATGAAGTTGTACGCTATTTTGGCCATGGCCGGGCTAGTAGGAGCCAGCGCGTTGAGCGCCCAGGCCCAGACGAAATTACCACCGCGCAAACCCGTGCAGCCCCGCGGAAAAGTGGTTATCAAAGGTGAAACCATGAAAGACGGTTTCATGATGAAGGAAGGCAAAGTAATGATGACGCGCGATGCGCACACCGATGCCCTGACTTCGGAAACCACTCTCGTGAACGGCACCAAAGTAAAAGCTGATGGCACCGTGACCATGGCCGACGGCACAACCGCCATGCTGAAAGAAGGCGACTACATGTCCCTGACCGGGCGCATGACCACGGCCGCCTACAAAGCGCAGCAAGACAGTCTCTTGCAGGTCGCCAAAGAAGGTGGCAAAGGCAAAATGAAAATGAAGAAAAAAGGGAAGTAG